A stretch of the Lactuca sativa cultivar Salinas chromosome 9, Lsat_Salinas_v11, whole genome shotgun sequence genome encodes the following:
- the LOC128129115 gene encoding uncharacterized protein LOC128129115, with protein MEEDDKIVKTVTNQNVDSGDAGMGSNESKNNKLISSIKGEGKKKGNESNKMNKDKLESDNNSSKMGSSQAFEEKEVIDVIRCNNLGICAVIESHVKVLNLKSVCAKTFGQWDWISNNNSCEAGTRIIVGWNPRLFDVILLSQSKQVIFNVAIKPSEYSESCSRTPKGVEDFVDCLSFIEVEDLKSYGFQFTWNKTPMGNMGLLKKLDRVMVNQKFISNHPLAHAVFKPYRNSDHCPAILNFPVEDSQETLQGDDNKYWGAGKRIQKLRKDLECKQQDIDNNPFDCKIREEHANILLDFNIACNDEEKLLAQRAKIKWLQDGDNNSKFFHKIVKSRGISNRIQMVLNEDGCWVSGKAMIEKFVSHFNKFLGYSRVAVDMIRVVTDEEIKLAMFDIDDNRAPGPDGYSSKFFKSSWSIVGPDVCKAVREFFWTGKLLKGINATRIVLVPKVEVPRKVSDFRPIACCNTFYKCISKIIVNRIRNCLGDIVSNNQSAFIPGRSILDNILLAQELMVGYKKKRGTPKCTIKIDIQKAYDTVDWDFLNRVLQGFGFHPVMVKWIMACVSSPWFMLNFNGEDHGSFLWANGEIVKDKAKVKWLEICKPKEYGGLGIKNLRRWNDALLAKHVWNVVNNKNSLWVQWVRINYIGSRNFWDILQKKSMSWTWKRFLEIRKTVRPHVISCVGNGRNTSLWHDWWHPIGILCTIILRREWISNGLSDSALVCDVLQFDSYSWPVEWVNKFPGLTEAPMFCIDSNLNNFGDIVPWYDLVWYNNCIPRNSFILWLAVLNRLKTQDRVRGWEVAGNLLCPFCDNMPDSHNHLFFNCEYSSRIWKYFCSKVGLNLSAVEWNDLIFMLSSMLKLKTGENLIIKCMIASCVSHIWRERNSRLFGSSIISVEGIIASIENEIRLKLMGLRKRTKMINNKIYLIWGISGIMNGE; from the exons ATGGAAGAGGATGATAAGATTGTGAAGACAGTTACTAATCAAAATGTTGATAGTGGTGATGCTGGAATGGGTTCTAATGAAAGCAAGAATAACAAATTGATTTCTTCAATCAAGGGAGAGGGGAAGAAGAAAGGAAATGAaagtaataaaatgaataaaGATAAGTTGGAGTCGGATAATAATAGCAGTAAGATGGGGAGTTCTCAGGCATTTGAGGAG AAGgaggttattgatgttattaGGTGTAATAACCTTGGTATTTGTGCTGTGATTGAATCTCATGTCAAAGTCTTAAATCTCAAGAGTGTTTGTGCTAAGACTTTTGGGCAGTGGGATTGGATctctaataataatagttgtgaaGCTGGTACTAGAATAATAGTGGGGTGGAATCCAAGACTTTTTGATGTGATATTGCTTTCTCAATCCAAACAG GTGATTTTTAATGTTGCTATAAAACCTTCGGAATATTCTGAAAGCTGTTCTAGAACTCCTAAAGGAGTTGAAGATTTTGTTGATTGTTTGAGTTTTATTGAAGTGGAGGACTTGAAGTCTTATGGGTTTCAGTTTACATGGAACAAAACTCCTATGGGTAATATGGGGCTGTTGAAGAAGCTTGATAGAGTTATGgttaatcaaaaatttatttcGAACCATCCTCTTGCTCATGCTGTCTTTAAACCATACAGAAATTCGGATCATTGCCCTGCTATTTTAAATTTTCCTG TTGAAGATTCTCAAGAAACATTGCAGGGAGATGACAATAAATATTGGGGTGCTGGAAAAagaattcagaagttaagaaaggATTTGGAATGTAAACAACAAGATATTGACAATAATCCTTTTGATTGCAAGATTAGGGAAGAGCATGCTAATATTCTCTTAGATTTTAATATTGCTTGTAATGATGAAGAAAAGCTTCTTGCTCAGCGTGCTAAAATCAAATGGTTACAGGATGGGGACAATAACTCTAAATTCTTTCACAAAATAGTTAAAAGCAGGGGTATCAGTAATCGTATTCAGATGGTTCTGAATGAAGATGGTTGTTGGGTGAGTGGGAAGGCTATGATAGAGAAGTTTGTGTCTCACTTTAATAAGTTTTTGGGAT ACAGTAGGGTGGCTGTTGATATGATTAGAGTGGTTACTGATGAAGAAATTAAATTGGCGATGTTTGACATAGATGACAATCGTGCCCCTGGGCCTGATGGGTATTCTTCAAAATTTTTTAAAAGTTCTTGGAGTATTGTTGGTCCAGATGTTTGTAAGGCTGTGAGAGAATTCTTTTGGACTGGTAAATTGTTGAAGGGGATTAATGCCACGAGAATTGTCCTGGTCCCTAAAGTTGAGGTTCCGAGGAAAGTGTCTGATTTTAGACCTATAGCTTGCtgtaacactttttataagtgtatcAGTAAGATTATAGTGAATAGAATTAGAAATTGTTTGGGTGATATTGTAAGTAATAACCAATCAGCTTTTATACctggtagatctattttggacaaTATTCTTCTTGCTCAGGAGTTGATGGTGGGGTACAAAAAAAAGAGAGGTACCCCTAAATGTACGATAAAGATTGATATACAAAAGGCTTATGATACGGTGGATTGGGATTTTCTTAATAGAGTTCTGCAGGGATTTGGGTTCCATCCAGTCATGGTTAAATGGATTATGGCTTGTGTTTCTTCCCCGTGGTTCATGCtcaattttaatggtgaagatcATGG GAGTTTTTTATGGGCTAATGGTGAGATAGTCAAAGATAAAGCTAAAGTTAAGTGGCTTGAAATTTGCAAACCTAAGGAGTATGGTGGGCTCGGAATAAAGAATTTGAGGAGATGGAATGATGCTTTGCTTGCTAAACATGTTTGGAATGTGGTTAATAACAAAAATTCCCTGTGGGTGCAGTGGGTGAGAATCAATTATATAGGCAGCAGGAATTTTTGGGATATTTTGCAGAAAAAGAGTATGAGCTGGAcatggaagagatttttggagataAGGAAAACTGTTAGGCCTCATGTTATTTCATGTGTGGGTAATGGGAGGAACACTtctttatggcatgattggtggcatccAATAGGTATTCTTTGTACTATTATCCTTAGGAGAGAGTGGATTAGTAATGGTCTTAGTGATTCTGCTTTAGTTTGTGATGTTCTTCAGTTTGATTCTTATTCATGGCCGGTTGAATGGGTTAATAAGTTCCCTGGATTGACTGAAGCTCCTATGTTCTGTATTGATTCTAATTTGAATAACTTTGGGGATATTGTGCCTTGGTATGATCTTGTTTGGTATAATAATTGCATTCCTCGCAACTCTTTTATTTTATGGTTGGCTGTCCTGAACAGATTAAAAACTCAGGATAGGGTTAGAGGATGGGAAGTGGCTGGTAATTTGCTGTGTCCTTTTTGTGATAATATGCCTGATTCGCATAACCATTTATTCTTTAATTGTGAGTATTCATCCAGAATCTGGAAATATTTCTGTAGTAAAGTGGGTCTAAATTTGTCAGCGGTTGAATGGAATGATCTTATTTTTATGTTGAGCAGTATGCTTAAACTGAAGACTGGTGAGAATTTGATCATCAAATGTATGATTGCTAGCTGTGTGTCTCATATTTGGAGAGAGAGAAATTCTAGACTTTTTGGTTCTAGCATAATATCAGTTGAGGGGATTATAGCTAGTATTGAGAATGAGATTCGTTTGAAGCTGATGGGATTAAGGAAAAGAACTAAAATGATCAATAATAAGATTTATTTGATCTGGGGTATTTCGGGAATTATGAATGGAGAATAA